In the genome of Ptychodera flava strain L36383 chromosome 13, AS_Pfla_20210202, whole genome shotgun sequence, one region contains:
- the LOC139148586 gene encoding Y+L amino acid transporter 2-like, with protein sequence MVAKSRRPDVSSPRKQAVHHDAGPPKACEANASEDSSVFKIKKQLSLLDSTMLIVCIVIGSGIFISPTWVLYYSGSVGLSLIIWLACGVCSLLGALCMAELGTTIPKFGGHYIYLYEIFGPLLAFLYIWVLIIILIPTSVAIILLVFAEYIVHPIFGGCAAVPQMVNRLLAVAAIMILTGLNCASVRWSARVTNVLSYTKLIATAIIIGVGIYYLSTGHTENFEDGFADSTTSVGNIVLALYSGLWAYTGSSNLNSVTEEIKNVPRNLPLAIIISVTLVTAICLLCCSYTGRNAFS encoded by the exons ATGGTTGCCAAGTCCAGACGTCCTGACGTTTCATCTCCAAGAAAACAGGCTGTCCATCACGATGCCGGCCCGCCTAAAGCGTGTGAGGCAAATGCCAGTGAAGATTCAAGTgtgttcaaaatcaagaaacagTTGTCGCTCCTCGACAGCACCATGCTTATCGTTTGTATCGTCATAGGATCCGGCATTTTCATATCTCCGACGTGGGTCCTTTACTACTCCGGTTCCGTAGGACTGTCTCTCATTATCTGGTTAGCCTGTGGAGTGTGCTCCCTTCTCGGAGCGCTTTGTATGGCCGAGTTGGGGACGACAATACCGAAGTTTGGCGGGCATTACATCTACCTATATGAAATTTTTGGTCCGTTACTGGCATTCCTGTACATTTGGGTGTTGATTATCATACTCATTCCTACGTCAGTTGCCATTATCCTGTTGGTATTTGCTGAATACATCGTTCATCCAATTTTTGGAGGCTGTGCCGCTGTGCCACAGATGGTTAACCGCCTGCTTGCAGTAGCTGCGATAA TGATTCTTACCGGCCTGAACTGCGCAAGCGTCAGATGGAGTGCGAGGGTAACCAACGTCTTGTCCTACACAAAACTGATTGCCACCGCTATCATTATCGGTGTTGGAATTTACTACCTGTCGACAG GTCATACCGAAAATTTTGAAGATGGTTTTGCGGACAGTACAACTTCCGTTGGTAACATAGTCTTGGCTCTGTACTCCGGACTGTGGGCGTACACTGGATC GTCCAATTTGAACAGCGTAACAGAAGAGATTAAGAATGTTCCGAG GAATTTGCCTCTAGCTATCATCATATCCGTTACCCTGGTAACCGCCATTTGCTTACTTTGCTGTTCTTACACCGGAAGAAATGCTTTCAGCTGA